The Nicotiana tomentosiformis chromosome 2, ASM39032v3, whole genome shotgun sequence genome includes the window caactagtgatttaaacagcaaggcaacaggaacaccataaatattactcaaacgaataataaacacaggtacaaccagttaatcaagtccttcaaaatatacatattttatctgtaagtttttcaataaaagtctctaaaatataatcctttcaataaatatatttcgaatatacttccttcaaataaatatctttccattataattctttcaaataaatatctttcgaatataattctttcaaataaatatcttccgaatataattctttcaaataaatatcttctgaatataattctttcaagtaaatatctttcaaatataattctttcaagtaaatatctctcaaatataattcgttcaagtaaatatcttttaaatatacttctttcaagtaaatatctttataatataattctttcaaataaatatctttctaatataattctttcaaataaaagttaccatgtgacacctcatttaactttcctggcgtgagaaatatattcaacatatcatatCAAATGGCAcagcaataccttcgtgcacttgtctcattctcacccaatatatatatgtagatcaaatcaattggcacggtaacacccttcgtgcatttatatctttctcaccgtgcatacatataacagtaccatctaggtgggagaaatgccaataacaataaaataaataaagtggaggcacacaggaagcaacaacgactacaagccacatagaaaacataggtgcacaataacgtctcaagataaaggcatgaatgtatacacaacaaaacgatatcacagtATAATGTATGTCTCCCGTCcttgcctgcacggaaacacccttcgtgccatgaatatatgataatataaaaataattgcacggcatcacccttcgtgcttttactctcatcctcacctaataatataaatgaaattgcacggcatcacccttcgtgctttacactctcaatggcacggcatcaccattcgtgttttacactctcaaatggcacagcatcacccttcgtgctttacactctcaaatggcacggcatcacccttcgtgctttacactctcaaatggcacggcatcacccttcgtgctttacactctcaaatggtacggcatcacccttcgtgctttacactcttccttaccaagcacatgtatatcattaacaagcaaggtaggaagcataaataacatcaaggagagtgtttaaaccacaacacaatgcaacaattcatatcacaatttgccactgaccataaccaaattccaaatatgtagcagaatcaataaatttctcaacaaatagcccaaggatctacgcaacgtatataaaacctcaaaacaatcaacagatatggaaaatactcagtatagggcaacgccttcattaatctaaatccttaataattatatataaacacctcttcttaagcttatttaattaattatttgtaaatggaaaatccataatgaaattaattatcaataaatatcaaatcatcaattcacggaatccacataaatatacaagtaataatcacatcaaattgtcatataaaaataaattcaacaaacacgaaTTGAGGTATGGCAAAAaaaatgatttaataaatgccaacaattatccaatttactacacaatatgcctaagaccttaacccaatatattttgcacatataagcatgagtacgtactcgtcacctcgcgtacacggcttttcatatttcacaaatggcacataagactcgatgcctaaaggaaaattctcccactcaaggttaggctagatacttaccttttttaagttatgccgatattccaaaatctccttcttgcttgaattgacctccggacagctcaaatctatccaaattaattgtacaacttcattaaaattcatcaaaaataatttcggataataaaacgtcgacttaaaattttattctaaaaagtcaaccaaagtcaacgcgggacccgcctctcggaacccgacataaattTCATGacatccgaacacccattccgatatgagttcaaccataccaattttaccaaattccaacatcaattcgaccctcaaatctttaatttaaaccaagagggtttttctaaatcttccaacttaaatcaccaattaaatgttaaaaacaaccatggattcgggaaatttgaccaaaattgagttaagagcacttaccccattgtttttcttgaaaatctcctgaacatcgcctcttcccgagctccaattcgtcaaaaatagaaaatgggacgaagtcccattttcagaacttgaactttctgcccagcgattccttcttcgcgaacgcggccactgcctcgcgttcgcaaagcacaattTTTGTTCtgcccaaattcctccttcgcgaacgcggcatctACCTCGCTTTCGCGAAGCACAAGTGCTACAGTCccaaaatccttctacgcgaacgcgatcaacCACTCGCGAACGTGGACCTTTACTGATCCCTGTCATCGTGAACACGACCTCACCtccgcgaatgcgtagaacaaatGTAGGGGGTCCCCAATTGCctcttctcttcttcgcgaacgcgtcaccCATctcgcgttcgcagtgcactCTCCTctcaaaccttcgcgaatgcatcctcttcttcgcgaacgcgaagaacaaaccttCCACGGCCTCCATGTACACTTTGAGAATGCGAGACCATTCTCGTGAACGCGTAAGaagaaaccagaaccagcaaaatTTGATGCTTCAGTTATAACACCAAGTCAAATTCtagtccgttaaccatccggaatccacccgagacccccgggacctcaaccaaacctaccaacaagtactaatacatcatacgaacttagtcgagccttcaaatctcatcaaacaacgctaaaaatatgaatcgcactccaatccaaacttaatgaactttgaaacttcaaacttcaacaaccgatgccgaaacctatcaaattacgtctgattgacctcaaattttgcgcacaagtcatatttgacattaaggacgtactccaactttcggaattggaatacaaccccgatatcaaaaggtcaactccccggtcaaacttccaacttaaaatttctattttagccatttcaagcctaatttaactacggacttccaaaatattttccggatacgctcttaagtccaaattaccatacggagctattggaatcatcaaaatcctattctgaagtcgtttgctcaaaagtcaactctccgatcaactctttccatttaagcttctaaataagaattgttcttttaatttaattctgaatcttccgaaaatcaaacttgaccacacctgcgggtcataatgcacattacgaagctgctcgagaccttaagttactgaacgagacgtaaattcttaaaacgacaagtcgggtcgttacatattctttgatatatatatgagtctttgaaatatatttgagcatttgatttaagtgtgtggattcaacttactcttttgttcttgttgtaagggcacatggtttcacaagggataggtaacattattagacttctctctatgatgttgggtgttcaagccatgagtgcattgtgacattgagttggtttttgaggctaggattgttaggagcatgttgtctttgttgtgaatattagtgaagtatggcataagaaaagggaagtgtatgtgattgcaCATGCTAAAGGTTAATTGTTGCTATAAACCATGGTCATTGGTATAGTGTGCCTCAATTGTGTAAAAACAAAGTGCTCAAGGATAGTGTGAATTGTTGGTTGACACGAGGACGaacaacgtttaagtgtggggtagtgatgtttggctataattatatatttttagtgcattacttaccttacatttaggtactttaatgctaaattatactatatttgtgtttaattgagtttattttatatgtAGATACGTTGAATACGAAATTGGAAGCAAAGtagatattttatgtatatttttatgcACTACAAGAATGACTTGTGATTATTTGATGATGAAAAATATTATGATGTCATGATTGGTGATGATTGAAGACAAAATTATTTAAATGATCCAAGTGAGAAATTGACGTGACAACAATTGgaaagcaaaggaaaagaattgCAAAAGTTAGGCAGAAATCAAATTGAAAACGAAGCAAAGGCAGCAGGCGAGGCGAGAAAATTTCCTTGCGTTTGAGCGCGCAACGCGCGGGTTGACGTGAGGTGCTTCGCGCGTTTCGCGTGGCGACGCATGGTTTGGGTTTTAAGTCCATTTTGTCTCCTTTTTGATTTTGGACATGATTATTCCGCCTAGGCTTTTATCCTATACCTATAAATATTCCTTAAACACAATTTTTAGAGAAGGGGAGACCGACTTTGGAGAGACTTTAGACGAAGGGAGAGCACGGAGCagccgtggaggccggaattcatcagattccatctttcttgCATCAAATttagtaatctttactttttcttgatgatttattattttgctaccatgtctatgtggagctaaacttcacgttctagggttgtggttgtcatgaatattgaagtttattaattatattaccattaattcgagttatcatctttggttgtttctctaattctgtgcataaatgcttaattgtttggccaacagttgagttctatttactatatatgctatgcttgggaaagccatgtttacattagagtagaattggagagaggttgtttctgaacccgtggctcggggaaagatttcgcggttaggataggaatatacctaacagtcttgcttagttgaataccgtattatattcattcatgatagattcaagaccataaGAATATatggttgatatattatggatagacggataatattgtgggaacatgctatttatataaacgatctgGTCAACTAGaaatcatagataatttggattaacaggtgtaattatgaactcaataggattgataaaccgatcacaaccctggaatttatatctcccttggttacgtgtttaaatttcgcaatagtagttgtaatagaaaagttaaactttagatcatcttggacagtaaattgattttagtttgcttttaacggttaatctaagtctctgtgggttcgacatccgtctttcgagtcactttattactttacGGTCACGTATACTTGGGGAACGAACAAATACCAAGAaatgtgtgcctcctctaggatcttttccctCAACCCATTCACATTAGGAAcatatagacgaccctggagtcacagaacaccatattcgctgatagtaacctccttggaaccaccccgtagtaccgtctcTCAAAGAACcgacaagtgtggatcatcaaactagcgagccttgatacgctcaaatagtgaagattgggcagcaacacatgcaagaactcggctgggctctgaaatatccagccttacaagtctgttagccaaggattggATGTCTAAAGCTAATGGcatctcctctgctgaaatgaaggccaaactacctatattctccgcctttctgctcaaggcgtcTCTAACTACGTTTGcattgcccggatgataaaggatagtaatatcataatcttttagtaactcaagccacctgcactgcttcaaatttagatccctctatTTGAACAAATGATGCAAGCTGTGAtgacctcacaggacaccccataaagataatgcctccagattttaagagcgtgaacaatcgcaaccaactctaaatcatgtaccgggtaattATTCTCGTGGGGATTCAGTTAAtgtgaaacatatgcaataactcgcccctcctgcatcaatacacagcccaaaccaatgcgtgaagcatcgcaataaacagtatacatccctgaaccggaaggcaacactaacaccggtgttgaAGTCAATgtcgtcttgagcttctgaaagctcacctcacaatcatcggaccatcagaatggagcacccttctaggttaacctagtcaaaggtgttgcaatagatgaaaagccagctttccacaaatcgacgataataacatgctaaccctaggaaactcctgatctccgtcatCGTAGTAGGACGATTCCAACTCTGAAATGCCTCGATCTTTTGggaatcaactttaataccctcacccgatacaatatgccccaagaatgctacagagtctagccaaaactcacacttggagaacttagcatatagtttttgttcccgcaaggtctgaagcaccactctcatatgctgctcatgctcctccttactgtgagagtagatcaaaatgtcatcaatgaagacaatgacaaatgaatcaatatgtggcctgaacaccatgttcatcaaatccataaacgttgtcggggAATTattcaaaccgaaggacattaccagaaactcataatggccatacctAGTCCGAAAAGCAATATTCGAAacatctgaatcctgaatcttcaactgatagtaccccgatctcaagtcgatttagagaacaccctagcaccctccaactggtcaaacaaaccatcaatacgtggcaacgggtacttgttcttaatggtaactttgttcaattggcaataatcaatacacatccgcatattcccatccttcttcttcacaaataataccggtgcaccccaaggcgatacactcggtctgacgaacccttttgcTAGTAACTCCTTAGGCTgctcttttaactccttcaacactttcggagccatgcggtacggtgggatagatataggctgggtatctggagtcAAGTcgatatagaaatcaatatcatgatatggtggcatgcctggaagatctgaaggaaatacatcggagaactcccggactacaggcactgaatcaatcgccagagtctctgtagtagtgtCCCGTACATAGgccagataagccaaacaacccttctcgaccatgtgttaagcctttagaaaggaaataacctgattagatgcactgacagacgaacccttccactccaacaaaggcaactctggcatcgcaagataacagtcttggcatggcaatctaggatggcatgatacggagataaccagtccatgcccaggataatctcaaagtcggtcatctcaagcagtagaagatctgctctagtttcataaccacagaaagtaataatacaggaccggtagatacGATCCACAagaacagaatcgcccacaggagtggacacataaacaagagtatccaaggactcacgagaaacacccaggaaataagcaaatagagatgacacataggaatatgtagaccctggatcaaataatactgaggcatcacTGCCGctaacagaaataatacatgtgatcacggcatctagGGCCTCTACATCTGGCCTAcatggaaaagcatagaaccgagatggagcgccacctgattggcctccacctggatggcctccacctctaggacggcccctacccacctgccctccgcctctaggTGGCCAgacgactggtggagcaactagtgTTGTAATCATAGGTTGTTGACCCTGCTGCATTGccctaccccgaagcctggggcataACCTCCGCACATGACTAAGATCTCCGCActggaaacaacctctcggtacggtgggctgctgacctgaagtctggccATGATGACCTGAATACCAAccggaggaaccctgaatagctggaggGCGGTAAGAACTTTCTgacatagcactgaaataaggccgcactagagcaccccgaggaggcgacgGTGCTGGGTATGAGGTCCTGCTGGACtgacctctcacgaactgacctctacccccagccgGGGCACCTTTGAACTCTCCCGAATAtcgaaaccgcttatccctcgtagcctgctctcggctacgctgacgcacacTCTCGATCCTCCAAGATATCTCTacaaccaactcataagaagtccctATCTCAACCTCCCGGACCATAGTATCCTAAACACCAGTgtgcaaacccgcaacaaaccttcgTAGTCTCTATGcatcagtaggaagtatcataagtgcatggcgagacaactcggagaatctcgcctcatagtcggtcactgacatctgaccctattGGAACTGCTCGaactaaaaccgcaactcttccctctgggagggtggaatatacctatccaggaatatttgggtgaacctatcccaagtcatgggaagagaatctgctggtctgccaaaaagataggactgccaccatctacgggccctgccttccagctgaaaagtagcaaagtctaccccatggaactccaatatcctcatattgtgcagtttgtccctgcaccgatcaacaaagtcctggggatcctcatgtcgctcacccccaaaaataggaggatgtagcctagtccatctgtccaatagcttctgcggctcaccggccgcaactggtctgggctcaggtgtagctgctgccactggctgagCTCCTCCTATGGGTAATGCGCCCTGAGTCCGATATACAGCAGTTGCATGCCCATGAGCCTGTACGataggggtatgtgctccccctcctacttgtgatgtggctgggtctgccggaaataaatcggcctgagtcatagtatccatgaatcgcagcatacggcccatgccctcctggaatcccggtgcggacgtgaaatccactggagctggctctgccacaggcaccttacCCTACTCCTCAAcgataggatcctctactggatccactagtgGCATAGCTGGAGCAACCCTGGGACGTCCTCATCCCCTACCACAAGCTAGAGCCCTCTCTcaacctctgcctctacctcgagtaatagggggagcagctcttccctggtctagaacctccgtagagcgcgttctcaccatctgtgagagaataagagaaatatacttagtaccacatcaattgcacgataggagatgaagaaagatagtttcctaacaccctatagcctctcgaagataagtacagacgtctctgtaccgatccgtaagattCTATTAGGCATGCGCATAACTGGTGAGACcgacgtgaacctagtgctctgatatcgtgttgtcacgacccaatttcacctataggtcgtggtGGCGCCCAtcatcaccgctaggcaagccaactagtgaattagacatattattcctcttttaataagtttccgAGCAATTAAACTTTCCTTATTTGCAAGATTCAAGAAAATAaaaggtttaaataaataaaaccaaagtaataattcaatattacaattctactagtgtgtgtgccaagacctggtgtcacaagtgtatgggcatctagtagattatacaaaattctaaatattgtctAAACATAAAATGGACAGAATACGAAGAGGGACATTAGGTACTACGGAACGGCTCaagaaaagcagctcaccactaggcctcgggatatcggggatgcgcaccggtaggaccgcctgatgcacctgtctcagatcctacacaaaaagtacagcaactgtagcatgagtacgtaaacaacgtgtacccagtaagtatcaagtctaatctcgaaaattagtgacgagaggtcgacttcgacacttactatgggtcaataattatTCAAATAAAATCTTAAATAAATACTAGACGTGTAAATAAATTGAAATCTTCTCAACAAGCAGgagcaaataattctttcacaattatAAAATTTCCAAATAAGTCATTCCTTTTAAAGGTTGTAATCTTACAAGCCACAACAAAATATCAAGACACCAAGTATTATTATTAAGTGCGATTTAtcctgaggtcgtacggcccgatccagagtgacgtgtacactgctgagtgacgtgcggcacgatccatggatgcatctatctactgttgAGGCGTTCGACCCAttccacaagaagagaaggatactttataagcatttgacttaacatGATTAAGGATTTATATACAAAGTAATACAAATTTCATTAACTACCTTTCACAatttctctaacaagttctaatataatttaggcattttaatttaacaagtatggtgcaaaaattccaaatagttcatgcattgagtcctaaaactacccggacataagcataactagtagctacgtatggactctcgtcacctcgtacgtacgcaGCCCACACAATTagaaacaaatatttatttacaacacctatggggtaaattctctcatacaaggttagacaagagacttacctcgtctcagaGCTCACTTCTCGGTCGCTATTTCGCGCtaaagcctcaatttggtgccgaaaaatctgaaactagtcaaatattatataatttaatcaatacatgctcaaaaattcaaaattaaattattagattaattacctaacccaaattgatagaattcctaaaattcaccctgggcccacgtgcccggattccgaaaattttcggagaAAACCGtcacccataaccttaagaactcaaatatacaattttcatcccattccataaccattttcgttgttaaaatctcatttttatcaaaacctaggtttttcatctaaacccataattttcactaatttacatgttaaactctacccataatctatgtatttaactcacaataagtataattaacttacctccaagttgctaggtgaatacccctctcaagaagctccaaaatcgcccaagaatgaagaaaatgGTTGAGCCCCGTTTTAAAACATGATGCCcagcaggtttttcgcacctgcaaaGGAAGAGTTGTACTTGTGGTACCGCACTTGAGGTGCAATGTCCACTTTTGCATAGTTCCTCAAGCCCAGCGaggaccgcttctgcggacggggtttccgcttctgcggcgagTGTGTCGCTCCTGCGGCttgagccgcttctgcgatggcattcttcgcacctgcgccttcacAGGTGTGGTCCCTGGCACGCTTCTGCGGTCACTGGACTGCCCTATGCTGGTCCACTTCTGCGGCTTgtgtctcgcttctgcgagctcgcacctgcggctggccaagcgcaggtgcgattgcaccagaagatggacgcttcagctgctgctcctaagtccaaacttggtctgagcctcgtccgattaatacccgagacccccgggggcccgtccgaacataccaacaagtttgaaattataaaacggaGGCTCGAACCCTTTgaatgcataaaacaacatcaaaactaagaatcataccccaaaccaaattgattcaacttagtaacttcaagttcttcaagctTACTCCGAACGTGTCGAAACATACTTAAATtattcggaatgacaccaaattttgcatgcaagtcttaaatcaccatacggaactattcccaggctcaaaattccaaacgggcctcgattactccaaaacctactccaaaccaaatttgaagaactttaaaccttcaaatagccaactttcactattaagcgctgaaacacttccgggtcgtccaaaacccgattcgaacttacgccaaagtccaaaatcatcatacgaacctattggaaccgtcaaatcccgattccggggtcgtttactcaaaatattgaccgaagccaaactaaggaaccaagtgttccgatttcaacccgaacccttcaaaTTCCTGAACtagccatccccgcaagtcataaaacagcaaaagcacatacggggagtcttatttaggagaacggggttctagaagggAAAACGATCGATTGGTTCGTTACACTTTGGTAGTATAAAGTTAATATTAT containing:
- the LOC138906327 gene encoding uncharacterized protein, whose product is MSESSYRPPAIQGSSGWYSGHHGQTSGQQPTVPRGCFQCGDLSHVRRLCPRLRGRAMQQGQQPMITTLVAPPVVWPPRGGGQVGRGRPRGGGHPGGGQSGGAPSRFYAFPCRPDVEALDAVITCIISVSGSDASVLFDPGSTYSYVSSLFAYFLGVSRESLDTLVYVSTPVGDSVLVDRIYRSCLTHGREGLFGLSGLCTGHYYRDSGD